Proteins found in one Sorghum bicolor cultivar BTx623 chromosome 1, Sorghum_bicolor_NCBIv3, whole genome shotgun sequence genomic segment:
- the LOC8059822 gene encoding pentatricopeptide repeat-containing protein At5g15300, which produces MPSISPADLLACSGRCFTKRDLRLLHAALLRRRHILPAADAVAVLAKLLRFAAVSPAGDLRHASVLLSLHLPFISAAASHLAFFYNTLIRGFAVSSSPSAGIELFTAMRRAGAAPDAFTFTFVLKSCSRCHSPGRLPSDLHAQAFKHGCLSARSEHVHVHNALLHAYASRSAVDDAHRVFDEMPVRDVVSFSGLLTAHLKNNQLDSARMVFDQMPHRDVVSWTAMISAYARASRPQDALALFDAMPVQPDEVTMVSVVSACTALGDLATGERLRLYVDSNGFGWMVSLRNALMDMYAKCGCLPEARELFDGMAIRSLASWNTLILAYASHGDEESTIALFHQMLAHDNSVKPDGVTLLAVLTMYAHKGCVEEGRTVFDAMQRGDYGKVELTVEHYGCMVDLLSRAGHLEEAYKMIEQMSIPSNDVVWGVLLGACRMHGNIDMAEKAVQKLRILNPHEGGYYILLIDMYTAAGRTAEAMEVRRTMNKTRAKKTTGWSCPTTVCLPQQ; this is translated from the coding sequence ATGCCGTCGATCTCACCGGCAGATTTACTTGCCTGCTCAGGCCGGTGCTTCACGAAGCGCGACCTCCGGCTCCTCCATGCCGCTCTCCTCCGTCGCCGCCACATACTTCCGGCGGCCGATGCCGTCGCGGTGCTCGCCAAGCTCCTCCGCTTCGCCGCTGTGTCTCCCGCCGGCGACCTCCGCCACGCCTCCGTGCTCCTCTCTCTCCACCTCCCGTTCATCTCCGCTGCCGCTTCCCACCTCGCCTTTTTCTACAACACCCTCATTCGCGGCTTCGCTGTCTCCTCATCGCCCAGCGCTGGCATCGAGCTCTTCACCGCGATGCGCCGCGCGGGCGCCGCTCCCGACGCCTTCACCTTCACCTTCGTCCTCAAATCTTGCTCCCGCTGCCATTCGCCTGGTCGGTTGCCTTCTGACCTCCACGCTCAGGCGTTCAAGCACGGTTGCCTCAGCGCGCGGAGCGAGCACGTTCATGTACACAATGCTTTGCTGCACGCGTACGCGTCTCGGTCCGCCGTCGACGACGCCCACAGGGTGTTCGACGAAATGCCCGTCAGGGATGTAGTCTCCTTCTCAGGGCTACTTACGGCGCACCTCAAAAACAACCAGCTGGACTCCGCGCGCATGGTGTTTGACCAGATGCCACACCGTGATGTTGTTTCCTGGACTGCCATGATCTCTGCCTATGCCAGGGCTTCACGTCCACAGGACGCCCTGGCATTGTTTGATGCAATGCCAGTGCAACCAGACGAGGTGACCATGGTAAGTGTTGTGTCAGCATGCACTGCACTTGGGGACCTTGCGACTGGGGAGCGTCTGCGTCTTTATGTTGATTCCAATGGTTTTGGGTGGATGGTTTCACTCCGCAATGCACTCATGGACATGTATGCTAAGTGTGGGTGCCTACCTGAAGCACGCGAGTTGTTTGATGGGATGGCAATAAGGAGCTTGGCATCTTGGAATACACTTATCTTAGCATATGCATCACATGGTGATGAGGAAAGCACAATTGCTTTGTTTCATCAAATGCTGGCTCATGACAATTCTGTGAAGCCAGATGGGGTGACGCTGCTTGCAGTGCTCACCATGTATGCACACAAGGGCTGTGTTGAGGAGGGGCGCACTGTGTTTGATGCGATGCAAAGAGGAGATTATGGCAAAGTGGAGCTGACCGTCGAGCACTATGGGTGCATGGTGGACTTGCTTAGTCGGGCAGGACACCTTGAGGAAGCTTACAAGATGATAGAGCAAATGTCGATTCCAAGCAATGATGTGGTCTGGGGTGTGTTACTTGGTGCATGTCGTATGCATGGCAATATTGACATGGCAGAGAAGGCAGTCCAAAAACTACGGATCCTAAACCCACATGAGGGTGGTTACTACATTTTGCTCATAGATATGTACACAGCCGCTGGCCGAACAGCAGAAGCCATGGAGGTTAGACGGACCATGAATAAGACCAGGGCCAAGAAAACTACAGGCTGGAGCTGCCCGACTACCGTCTGTCTTCCTCAACAGTAA
- the LOC8059823 gene encoding uncharacterized protein At1g04910, whose product MARSRPRVWLVAGCAAVLLWASVAQLVAVGRLLQLFGLAGDAVPSPPPSALPPPRIYRSNGYLKISCNGGLNQMRSEICDMVAVARLLNLTMVVPELDKRSFWADQSNFGDIFDVRHFIDSLRDEVHIIKQLPEKLGPTDSDIIILEMPPVSWSDEKYYLHQILPLFSKYSVIHFNKTDARLANNGISTELQLLRCRVNFHALKFTPQIEGLGNKLVHKLRAKGSFVALHLRYEMDMLAFSGCNHGLSPEEAEELKKMRYAYPWWRDKEIDSQAKRSQGLCPLTPEEASLVLKALGFQKYALIYIAAGEIYGGDRRLEPLRAAFPNLVRKEMLLDSEVLRQFQNHSSQMAALDFIVSTASDVFIPTFDGNMAKLVEGHRRFLGFRRSVVLDRRKLVELLDLYTNKTISWDNFASSVHEAHKDRVAQPSCRRKLENRPKEEDYFYANPHECLANSTLCS is encoded by the exons ATGGCGAGGTCGAGGCCTAGGGTTTGGCTCGTGGCGGGCTGTGCCGCCGTCCTGCTGTGGGCCTCCGTCGCGCAGCTCGTCGCCGTCGGCCGCCTTCTCCAGCTTTTTGGCCTCGCGGGCGACGCCGTTCCCTCGCCGCCACCTTCCGCGCTTCCGCCCCCGA GAATATACAGGAGCAATGGTTATCTGAAGATATCTTGTAATGGTGGTCTGAATCAGATGCGCTCAGAG ATATGTGACATGGTGGCAGTTGCTCGTCTTCTAAATCTCACTATGGTTGTCCCAGAACTTGACAAGAGATCATTCTGGGCTGATCAAAG TAATTTTGGAGACATATTTGATGTGAGGCATTTCATCGACTCATTGAGAGATGAGGTGCACATCATTAAACAGCTTCCAGAGAAGCTTGGTCCAACAGATTCAGACATTATTATACTTGAAATGCCACCTGTGAGCTGGTcagatgaaaaatattatttgcaTCAG ATCTTACCACTGTTCAGCAAATACAGTGTCATCCATTTTAACAAAACAGATGCCCGCTTAGCCAATAATGGTATCAGTACAGAGCTTCAACTGCTTAGATGCCGTGTTAATTTTCATGCACTGAAATTCACACCTCAAATTGAGGGACTAGGGAATAAACTGGTACATAAACTGCGAGCTAAGGGATCATTTGTAGCCTTGCATTTACGCTATGAGATGGATATGCTGGCATTTTCTGGTTGCAACCATGGCCTTTCACCTGAAGAAGCTGAGGAGCTCAAAAAAATGAG ATATGCTTATCCATGGTGGAGAGATAAAGAAATTGATTCCCAAGCCAAGAGGTCGCAAGGACTATGCCCACTTACTCCTGAGGAGGCATCACTTGTTTTGAAAGCTCTAGGGTTTCAAAAGTATGCTCTTATATACATCGCAGCTGGTGAAATTTATGGGGGAGATAGGAGACTAGAACCACTACGGGCTGCTTTTCCAAACCTT GTACGAAAGGAGATGCTGCTAGACTCTGAAGTTCTGCGTCAATTCCAAAATCACTCTTCCCAGATGGCTGCACTTGATTTCATTGTATCCACAGCTAGTGATGTTTTCATTCCCACTTTCGATGGTAACATGGCAAAGCTTGTTGAAGGTCACCGAAG GTTCCTGGGTTTCCGGAGAAGTGTGGTGCTAGACCGACGGAAATTAGTTGAACTTCTAGACCTGTACACCAACAAGACAATCTCTTGGGACAATTTTGCATCTTCTGTTCATGAAGCTCATAAGGACCGTGTAGCTCAACCATCCTGCAGGCGAAAACTTGAAAACAGACCAAAAGAAGAGGATTACTTCTATGCTAACCCCCACGAATGCCTAGCCAATTCAACCTTGTGCAGCTAA